In the Candidatus Cloacimonadota bacterium genome, TGGAACGACATTTTGGCGATGCACTTTTTTATGATATATATGAAGTTAAAGATGATAAAGCTCTATTTGTTAAAAGGATCGAGAATACCGTTCCAGAAGAGGAAGAACTACATGCTGATCCAAGAAAAGCAAAAGGAATATCATCACTTCTTCTAAAAGAAAATGTAACAGTCGTTGTCTCAAAAATATTTGGTCCGAATATCAAGCGCATAAGAAAGAAATTCGTTTGTATTGTCATAAAAAATGGCACCATCGATGATGCCGTTCACCGTATCATCAAGAATTTAGATCTGATCAAGGGTGAATGGAATAAGGATGAAAACAGATCTCATTTAATGCTGTAATTTTTTAATAAGAACGATCATGTTCTCGCACCAAGAACTCCAATTTTGTACCCGTTGTTCGCTTCACAAGACTCGAACATATGCACTTGCGGGTGAAGGAAATCCCGATGCTGATGTCATGCTTATTGCTCAAGCACCCGGTGAATGTGAGGACAAAGAGAATAGAATGTTTGTGGGTCCGTCAGGGAAAATCTTGCATTCACTCTTGAGAGAAACCAACATCACAGAGCATGAACTCTACATGACAAATCTCATCAAATGTACACTTCCCAAAAACAGAAGACCGAAGCAAGAAGAAGTTCACGCATGTTCATATTATTTAGAACAAGAAATTGATACTTCTCATCCATCAATTGTCGTTCCTCTGGGTTATTATGCAACAAAATATCTTTTTGAAAAATATGGGCTTCAGCAATTTTCAAAAAAGGAATTTCCTGAACACATTGCAAAATTAAAGGTTGTTGAAGACATCACCCTCTTTCCACTGTCTCATCCAGCTCTTGTGCTGTATCACCAGCAATTATATGATAATGCAATGAAGAACTTTATGAAATTATATGATTTGATGAAAGCAATCAAACAATCATAAATAAACATATAAAAAAAACTACTTGAGCATTATATTGGAGAGCAATTTTTTTTTGCTTACTGCATTGGTATATAATTTGACAATCTAAATCGAACATCATCTGTGTGGCAACATTTCAAAAATTTTCAATACAAATAATACAACGAATCACAATGAAGAAAGGAATTCACAATGAAAAAGTATGATGTCATCATTATTGGTGGTGGACCTTCGGGTATTATCACAGGTGTAACTGCAAAGAAGCAGAATCCGGACAAGATATTTTTAATGATAAAGGAGGAGGAAAAGGGTCTCGTTCCATGCGGTATACCTTACGTATTCCACGATCTTGACGATATTGATCAGAACAAAATGGGACCCAAGCCGTTTATCGATGCTGGCGGCGAGGTATTGGTTGATACGGTAACGACCATAAAAACTGATGAAAAATCAATTGAAACCAAATCAGGGCAGACTTTTTCTTATGACAAACTCCTTCTGGCAACAGGTTCAACACCACTCATTCCAAAATTTATAAAAGGATATGACCTTAAAGGTGTCGAATATATTAAAAAAAGCTATCACTATATCGAGCAACTTAAGAAAAAAACCGATGCAGCAAAACACATTGTCGTCATTGGTGCTGGATTTATCGGTGTGGAAATATCCGAACAGCTTGCAAAACATAAGGACAAAACAGTCTCTCTTGTCGAAGCTGAACCGCATTGTCTTTTTAGAGCATTCTCAACCGATTTTGCAGAAGAAGCTGATAAAGTAGTAAAAGCCTCAGGGGTCAATCTATATACCGGACTCAAGGTTGAAAAGATTATAGGAAAAGATGGAATAGTCTCTGGCGTATTACTCTCTGATGGTCAGATCATAGAAGCTGAAATCGTGATCAGTGCTGTTGGATATACTCCAAGCTGCTGCCTTGCTCAGGATGCTGGAATTGAGATCAATGAACTTGGAGCGATTCGTGTAGATAATTATCTTAGAACCTCTGCAAAAGATGTATATGCAGTTGGTGATTGTTCCCAGACCCGGGGATTTATTACCGGACGAACCGATAATATTATGCTCGCATCCACAGCCACTGCAGAAGCTCGAGTTCTCGGTTATAACCTGTTCTGCATTAAACTTTTGAGAAATTTTGCAGGCACCCTTTCCGTGTTTTCAACCGAGATACATGGAAAAGTCTTTGCATCTGCGGGAGCAATCGAACAGACAGCCAGAGATGCAAACGTACAGTTCGTCATCGGGAGAGCTCAGGATGTTGACCGTCATCCGGGAAATCTACCAGGTGTCAATCAGCTTATTGTTAAACTCATTGTTTCTCCTGAAAATGGCGAGATCATCGGCGGTGAAATCCTTGGTGGCAAGTCAGTTGGCGAGATGATCAATACCGTAAGTCTTGCTATCCAAAAAGCAGTAACCGTCTATGAACTGGTTTCATTCCAGATCGGCACTCATCCCCTACTCACCACAGCTCCAACAAAATACCTGCTTATTAAAGCTGCCGAAAATGCAATTGCTAACATTAAAGCACACTCAGTAAATTGCTGAATAATATATGGGGAATGGTCAGAAGTGATCATTCCTCTTCTTTTTTATAATCCCTTTTTCCTCTCTGATGTGCTTCGTTATCAGATACTTCGTCCTGCCAGCCGGAACGCACCTTGTCTTTCAAATCAAAACGAGCAATGTAGGGCTTGATATCGATAAGTGGCGTTTCATCGAGCATGTCCACATCTTGGATACAAAGTATGTTGTTCACGATCCTGGATAATTTCACGACACTCATACCGATTTTATTTGGACGATGTGGCGCTCTCGTTGCAAAGATCCCATGCAACTCATCCTGTAGATATGGTTTGACGTTAAGCATTGTTTTATCGGATTTATGAAAATAATAGAACAGAATAATATGAGAATATTGTTCAAGATCTTTGAGCCCTTCAATAAATTCCGGATATATCTCGACTGTTCCTTTAATTCCTTGTGCAAACACAGGCTGGATCGGTATTTTCGAAGTCTCTTTATGAGGTGTATGAATGACTCCTATTGGGGAGAATTCAATGATTTTATTGTTTTTATTCATAAAGGGACTCAACATGTTAAGTCTATCCTGTCAATATTTCCATACCTTCCAACTTCTTTGACAAACAATCCCACTTCTTTTTTTCTTCACGCTCAATGGTCATGAAATATACAAAAGATAATAATGAATGTAAATGGTATCAGGTATGCCCGATGAAATATTATTTCGAAGCCGGTAAACTCGATGAAAAATGGATCAGGGACTATTGCCACGGTAACTGGCTAAGATGTATTCGATATCAAATGGAAGAACACGGACAGTTTCATTCGGATAATATGCTTCCGGATGGTTCGATCGATGATAATTTGAAATGAAAGGAACAAATGAAAACCTATTTTGAATGTTTCCCTTGCTATGTGCAACAAGCACTAAGGGCAGCAAGACTCTTCACTGACGATCCAAAAATAATCAAAAACCTCATTGATGAAGTGGGTATGCTTTTCACTAAAATTACCTTTGACATGACATCTCCTGAAATTGGTGAATTTATTTACGGTAGAATGCGCGAGATCTCGGGCGTAGCAGATCCATATAAAGACATAAAGAACCAGAGTACGGATGAAGCACTCGAACTTGTTCCTTTCTGTAAAGAAATCATAGCAAAAAGTAGCGATCCCCTTTTCACTGCGATTAAAATGGCTATTGCTGGTAATATGATCGACTTTGCCATTCACCATGAAGTTGATATTCAAGCCGAAATAGAATCGATCGTTCACAAGGAACTTACTATTAATGATTATGAGACTTTTCAGAAACGATTGAGTTCATCAAAAACCATCCTGTATATTGGTGACAATGCTGGAGAATCTGTTTTTGACAGACTACTTATTGAGCAGCTGCATGATAAAAAAATATATTTTGGCGTCCGGGGTGCACCCGTTATAAATGATGTCATTGAAGAGGATGCCATACATGCAGGAATAGACAAAGTTGCTCATATTGTTTCTTCCGGTTCAGCAGTTCCAGGAACAATTCTCTCTAAGTGCAGTAAAGAGTTCCAGGAATTATTTCAATTAGCAGATATGGTCATCAGCAAAGGACAGGGAAATTATGAAGGACTTTCAGATG is a window encoding:
- a CDS encoding uracil-DNA glycosylase, producing the protein MKYTKDNNECKWYQVCPMKYYFEAGKLDEKWIRDYCHGNWLRCIRYQMEEHGQFHSDNMLPDGSIDDNLK
- a CDS encoding DUF89 family protein, with protein sequence MKTYFECFPCYVQQALRAARLFTDDPKIIKNLIDEVGMLFTKITFDMTSPEIGEFIYGRMREISGVADPYKDIKNQSTDEALELVPFCKEIIAKSSDPLFTAIKMAIAGNMIDFAIHHEVDIQAEIESIVHKELTINDYETFQKRLSSSKTILYIGDNAGESVFDRLLIEQLHDKKIYFGVRGAPVINDVIEEDAIHAGIDKVAHIVSSGSAVPGTILSKCSKEFQELFQLADMVISKGQGNYEGLSDEKREIFFLLRVKCEVIAKHIGITVGSMVLMRSEK
- the tsaA gene encoding tRNA (N6-threonylcarbamoyladenosine(37)-N6)-methyltransferase TrmO, with the translated sequence MNKNNKIIEFSPIGVIHTPHKETSKIPIQPVFAQGIKGTVEIYPEFIEGLKDLEQYSHIILFYYFHKSDKTMLNVKPYLQDELHGIFATRAPHRPNKIGMSVVKLSRIVNNILCIQDVDMLDETPLIDIKPYIARFDLKDKVRSGWQDEVSDNEAHQRGKRDYKKEEE
- a CDS encoding uracil-DNA glycosylase; this encodes MFSHQELQFCTRCSLHKTRTYALAGEGNPDADVMLIAQAPGECEDKENRMFVGPSGKILHSLLRETNITEHELYMTNLIKCTLPKNRRPKQEEVHACSYYLEQEIDTSHPSIVVPLGYYATKYLFEKYGLQQFSKKEFPEHIAKLKVVEDITLFPLSHPALVLYHQQLYDNAMKNFMKLYDLMKAIKQS
- a CDS encoding dinitrogenase iron-molybdenum cofactor biosynthesis protein; amino-acid sequence: MKFKAAFATDDGKTFMERHFGDALFYDIYEVKDDKALFVKRIENTVPEEEELHADPRKAKGISSLLLKENVTVVVSKIFGPNIKRIRKKFVCIVIKNGTIDDAVHRIIKNLDLIKGEWNKDENRSHLML
- a CDS encoding FAD-dependent oxidoreductase, producing MKKYDVIIIGGGPSGIITGVTAKKQNPDKIFLMIKEEEKGLVPCGIPYVFHDLDDIDQNKMGPKPFIDAGGEVLVDTVTTIKTDEKSIETKSGQTFSYDKLLLATGSTPLIPKFIKGYDLKGVEYIKKSYHYIEQLKKKTDAAKHIVVIGAGFIGVEISEQLAKHKDKTVSLVEAEPHCLFRAFSTDFAEEADKVVKASGVNLYTGLKVEKIIGKDGIVSGVLLSDGQIIEAEIVISAVGYTPSCCLAQDAGIEINELGAIRVDNYLRTSAKDVYAVGDCSQTRGFITGRTDNIMLASTATAEARVLGYNLFCIKLLRNFAGTLSVFSTEIHGKVFASAGAIEQTARDANVQFVIGRAQDVDRHPGNLPGVNQLIVKLIVSPENGEIIGGEILGGKSVGEMINTVSLAIQKAVTVYELVSFQIGTHPLLTTAPTKYLLIKAAENAIANIKAHSVNC